The genomic interval AACGACCGGAGGTCTCGGCGAACCTGACGAGACCTTCAACGATGCCCCGGCACCGCTGCGTCTCCCGCTCGATGTACGTCATGTGCTCGGTGAGGCGTTCGAGCCCGTCCCTGTCGAGGCTCTCTCCGGCGCTCTTCAGTTTCTCGAGGTCGTACTGCGCATATCCCAGGATGCCCCCGAGCGGGCTGTTGAGCTCGTGGGCGACGCCGGCGGCGAGCTCTCCGACCGCCGCCAGCTTCCCGGACTCGATGATCTTCTCCTGCATCGAATGCAGCTCGCCGGTCCTCTCGCGGACCCGGTCCTCGAGCTCGGCGTTCAGTTCCTCCAGCTGTGCACGGGCCTCCTCGAGCTCCTCCGTGCGCTGCCTCACGCGCTTCTCGAGCTCCCGGTTCCAACCGGCGATCTGCTCGTTCGACGTCTCCAGCTGCTCGTAGAGCTCCGCCTTCTCCAGCGCGCGCGCCACCTGGCTTCCGATGGTCCCGTAGAGCTCGGTGTCGCTCTCTCGGAAGGTCTTCGGCCTGGTCGCGACGATCGTGAGTGCGGCCGAGTCGGTGCCGGCGACCGAGAGAGGGAGGCTGATGCACCCGCGCGCCGCCAGCCCCCGCCGTTCGAGCTCCTTCAGGAGACCGTCGGGCAGCGGCGGGGAGCCGTCGCGTGCCAGATCCTCGGCTACCCTCGTCTCGCCGCTCTCCAGGACACCGTCGATCAGCGTCGTGCCCGGTCCACGCTCCATGACCGAGAACACCCTGCTCTCACCGTCGAGCACGGCGAGCGACTGCCGTTCACCCTCGTGCCGGAAGGTCACGGCGAGACAGCCGATATCGACGAGAGGGCAGATGTGGTCTCTGAGGGACAGAACGATGTCGTCGCGGTGGACGGCCGATGAGAGTCCCCGTCCGGTCGCGTTCAGCAGTTTGAGCTCATCGAGACGTCCGACGAGCGAACGTCCGGCGTCCCACAGCGTCCGCCCGGCTGCGCTCGATACCATGAGGACGACGGCCAGAAGCGGGAACGTCGCCTGGTCGTCGGGTCCGTACGACGCGATCATCAGGAGGGCCAACGGGAACATCGCGAGTTCGATGACGACGCCGCGCCCGGCCATCCACCGGACGTATCTGAGGAGCGGATTGGCATCGCTCTCATCGGTCGCCCGCGTGAAAAGGGACGCCACGGCGCTGAACGAGAAGAAGGTCACGGCGAAGCGGCCGACGTCTATCAGCTGCATCCCCTGCGGAGGCGTTCGTCCGCCCAGGAGCGAGTAGACGATGGCTGCGGCTCCGAGCGCCAGAACCTCCATCCCCGTGTCGCGGGCGGTGACGCGCCATCCACGGTGGAAGAAGATCCCCTCGAGCACGAGGCTCGTCGCGATCGCCACCCACACGGCGACGTTGAGCCCGAAGAGACCGAGCGACGCCAGAAGAACGGCCGTGCCGAATGAGACGTAGATCCGCCGCCCGACAGGAAACGCGAAGACGCCCGTTCCTATCCCGAGGGCCGACATGATGCCGACGGCGCCCCAGTCCAGCCATTCCATCGTGCTGGTGGCCAGGATGACGACGGCCAGTCCGGAGACGGCCGTCAGCCACCAGCGCCCGGGCGTCCCGGTATCAGGCTCGTTCTCGATGCTCGCGATCGAGGCGGCGAGGTCGCTCATGTGTGTTCCTCAAGCGTGCTGCGCGCGGTCCCTGTCCCGCATGGCATGACGGGCAGGGAATCCCGACGGTGGTCTTCCGGAGAACGTAAATGCAAGTCCTGTGCCACGGTGGAGACAGTTGAAGGGGCCTCAGAGTGGCGGCTCAAGTGTGGGAATTACGGCATGATGTGCTTGCGGCGACCGCAGGGGCTGCCGCACCTCTCAGCAGGGGTCGGCCCGTTCGAGCGTCAGTCCGAGGACCGCGGGCCGTTCGGCTCCCGGAGCCCGTATGAGGATGCGGTTCTCGCCGTCTGAGAGGCCCCAGGGGCCGAAGCGTCCCGCCCCGTCGGGGCTCTCCGGGCCCCGTTCGCCGGAGGCCCCCGCGAGCGCGACCGTGAGGTCGGGCGCCGGGCTGCCCTCGACGAGAGCCCGGCCGATCACCTCGGCCTCGTCTCCTCTGGCGCGGACGGTCAGCCCCACGGCGAGACCCCCGGGTCCCGCCCACGTCAGCACGACGTCCCCTGGTCCTCTCGCGGGAGCCGGCTCAAGAGCGGGTCCCGCCGCCTCCTCAGCGAAGCGGCGCACCACCTCGACGCCCTCACGCACGAGTCGGACGACGGCCGATGTCGCGTCGGCCTCCAGGCGGTCGAGTACCCGCCGCACTACGTGACCCGGCACGTCCATGTCGGACTCGCCGGACATCGCCCACAGGTCGGCGAGAAGCGCACGACAGCTGCTGCATCGCGCAACGTGCTCCTCGATGTCGCGGCGCGCGTCCGCCGGAGCCGAGCCTTCGGCGAACGCCAGGACATCGTCGGAACGGGCACAGGCCGCGCCGGACAGGTTCGGCCCCGCCGCCGTCCCCAGCGCGGCGACGACTGAGCGGAGTTCCCGCAGGCGCACGCGACAGGCCGGGCAGCTCTCGATGTGCCGCTCGAGCCCCCGGCGATCCTCGGTACGAAGTTCGTCGCCCATCAGGAGCGGAAGACGTTTTTCCTCAGGACAGTGTTCTCTCATCGTTCATGCTCCGGTTCGCTTCAGCTCGGCGATGCCGCCCGCGTCCTTGAGCTTCGCAAGCGCTCTGTAGACCAGGCCGCTCATGGCGCCCACCGTTGTATCGAGCCGCTCGGCGACCTCTCTGTAGGTGAAGCCCTCGAAGTAGATCAGCCTGACGGCGAGAGCCTCCCGCGGGGAGAGCGAGCGCTCGATGGCCTGCTCGAGCGACATTCTGAGATCGGCGCGTTCCGTCCGGTCGGGCGCTGCGACCGACCGTCCCGGCTCCGCGTCCAGCTCCTCCCCGTCCGGACGCCGCGACCGTCTTCGCAGAGCGTCCACGCAGACGTTTCTGACGATCCGGTAGATCCACGTCTCCAGCTTGCATTGCCCGCGCCACGAGCGCAGCGCTCTCCCATCGCGCCGGAGCAGCTTGAACACGGCCTCCTCGAAGAGCTCCTCCATGTCGGCCTCGTCCCATGCGGCCCCGTAGCGCTCGTTGACGCGGTGGATGGCGCTGAAGATCAGACGGCGATAACGGGCGATGAACGACTCCCACGCTTCGCGCTCTCCCCGGGCAAGGCGTTTGACGAGTGCCCTCGTATCGACATCGTGGGCGGACGGATCGACCACGCGCGGCTCCCTCTTCTGTTCCAACCGTCGTCTGAGTGCGGGATTCTCTTCGGAAAGGGCTCAGGATGCTCCGATGGTGAGTGTCGGATCACCGTACAGCACGTAGTTGGCCGCGCAGAGCGGCGAATCGGGCAGCACGCGCTCCCGGGCCGCCGTGACGGCCTCACCGAGGGTGGCCCGCTCGATCAGCGCCCCGTAGAAGGCGCGCGCGAACGACGCGGCGGCCGCATCCTGGATGTCCCAGAGCGTTCCCACGTAGGCACGGACGCCCCACTGTGAGAGCAGACGGGCCGTCTCGCCGAGGTCCGCGCATGAAGATCCGGCGACCGTGCCGCACGCGTTGGCGAACACGATGGCGGGCGGTCGGGCCGCGGCGAGCTCGTCGACCGGAGCACGCCGGCCGCCAGGCAGCACCCAGGCGGTGTTCCCATGGAACGAGACCGCATGGCCGGCGAAATGAAGCACGTCGTAGCCCTCGAACAGAAGCGTCGCCAGTTCGTCGACGGTCCTCGGCGACTTGCGGACGACGCGCAGCACGTCGGGCCGGCGGGCGGCCAGTTCGAGGACGGCCGTCGCCTCCTCCTCGCTGGAGGGCGGCGTCTCATCACTGGAAGTCGCCGCCACGAGGAGCAGTCTCAGCGGCACAACGGGGCGGACGGCAGCAGGGCGCGTCGCGCCGGGGGCCCGAAGCTGTCGAGCGACTCTGAAGAGACGCCAGAGCGGCATGCCGCCCTCGCGGGGCACCAGGTGCTCCCACGGAAGCCCCGCGAGGTCGGCCTGAACTCCGAGCTGGAGGTGGTTCCCCGGAAGGTCGGCCAGACGTCCCGCGGCGCCTCTCTCGCCGCCGAGGACCATCTCTGCCAGAGCTCTGCCGAGTGCGTGGAGCTCCCTGCCGGCCTCCTGCGCGCCACGCTCCCTTCCGCCCCCATACGAGGCCGCGCGCGCCGCCAGGGCCGCGAAGCGTCCGCTGATGTCCCTCTCTGCCTCGGGGTTTCTCGGAAGGACGATGTCGGCGGCAGCAGCGCCGTCTCGGTCCGAGACGACGACCGTCAGATGGCCGACCGGCTCGGCTCTCAGTTGGACATCGGGAGC from Candidatus Effluviviaceae Genus V sp. carries:
- a CDS encoding GAF domain-containing protein → MSDLAASIASIENEPDTGTPGRWWLTAVSGLAVVILATSTMEWLDWGAVGIMSALGIGTGVFAFPVGRRIYVSFGTAVLLASLGLFGLNVAVWVAIATSLVLEGIFFHRGWRVTARDTGMEVLALGAAAIVYSLLGGRTPPQGMQLIDVGRFAVTFFSFSAVASLFTRATDESDANPLLRYVRWMAGRGVVIELAMFPLALLMIASYGPDDQATFPLLAVVLMVSSAAGRTLWDAGRSLVGRLDELKLLNATGRGLSSAVHRDDIVLSLRDHICPLVDIGCLAVTFRHEGERQSLAVLDGESRVFSVMERGPGTTLIDGVLESGETRVAEDLARDGSPPLPDGLLKELERRGLAARGCISLPLSVAGTDSAALTIVATRPKTFRESDTELYGTIGSQVARALEKAELYEQLETSNEQIAGWNRELEKRVRQRTEELEEARAQLEELNAELEDRVRERTGELHSMQEKIIESGKLAAVGELAAGVAHELNSPLGGILGYAQYDLEKLKSAGESLDRDGLERLTEHMTYIERETQRCRGIVEGLVRFAETSGRSMRVVGLNGVIRTAIDFTASQLAMRGIHLETSLDDELPKISADTVELQQAFANIIMNARDAMPDGGRLTVRTGRALLDDGANGVSVSFSDTGMGISEENLSRVFEPFYSTRSPGSGTGLGLSVSYGIIREHGGSISVESDIGIGTTFTIRLPAAVRSRPTGETTKADATTGTEVVQ
- a CDS encoding sigma-70 family RNA polymerase sigma factor, with the translated sequence MEQKREPRVVDPSAHDVDTRALVKRLARGEREAWESFIARYRRLIFSAIHRVNERYGAAWDEADMEELFEEAVFKLLRRDGRALRSWRGQCKLETWIYRIVRNVCVDALRRRSRRPDGEELDAEPGRSVAAPDRTERADLRMSLEQAIERSLSPREALAVRLIYFEGFTYREVAERLDTTVGAMSGLVYRALAKLKDAGGIAELKRTGA
- a CDS encoding CHAT domain-containing protein, with the translated sequence MMSTGGGRGSTGRGCSIAALIVLACAALLWFMVRTASYSAIYRGVASLLDAYRSPWWLLAVVAAAAALAARLILSARAPRTLLPDPAPDVQLRAEPVGHLTVVVSDRDGAAAADIVLPRNPEAERDISGRFAALAARAASYGGGRERGAQEAGRELHALGRALAEMVLGGERGAAGRLADLPGNHLQLGVQADLAGLPWEHLVPREGGMPLWRLFRVARQLRAPGATRPAAVRPVVPLRLLLVAATSSDETPPSSEEEATAVLELAARRPDVLRVVRKSPRTVDELATLLFEGYDVLHFAGHAVSFHGNTAWVLPGGRRAPVDELAAARPPAIVFANACGTVAGSSCADLGETARLLSQWGVRAYVGTLWDIQDAAAASFARAFYGALIERATLGEAVTAARERVLPDSPLCAANYVLYGDPTLTIGAS